One Acidobacteriota bacterium genomic window carries:
- the pgeF gene encoding peptidoglycan editing factor PgeF, with the protein MAQREAHFGACYSRSMAAGAFKLESSRDCYWLECQALAEIPWLVHAFGTRKGGALGPKPAGEASELNTGAGHARDKRKVRQFLRALDSGSLPMATLRQTHSSIVYCAMPHTGSMPVQYQLAGNPAPDEDDPLRVRSGDALIANRAGILLEIRVADCVPILIVDRERRAVAAVHSGWRGALGRIVEKAAGEMCRMFHSRPQNLLAAVGPSIRKCCYEVGQEVVDAFCGAFPTGEEFFHKVAATPEELRMALRYQTLFMHQAPPGHQLEDALSKVHLDLAAVVRYQLEHAGVPGRQIYVADYCTACRTDLFYSFRKEGALAGRMMAVIGMRQSL; encoded by the coding sequence TTGGCGCAGCGCGAGGCCCACTTTGGCGCGTGCTATAGTCGAAGCATGGCTGCCGGGGCTTTCAAACTCGAGTCTTCAAGAGACTGCTACTGGTTGGAGTGCCAGGCGCTGGCGGAAATCCCCTGGCTTGTCCACGCGTTCGGGACGCGGAAGGGCGGGGCATTGGGGCCAAAACCCGCCGGGGAAGCATCCGAGTTAAACACAGGTGCCGGGCATGCCAGAGACAAGCGAAAAGTAAGGCAGTTTCTTCGGGCGCTCGACTCTGGCTCCCTTCCAATGGCCACGTTGCGCCAGACGCATTCCTCGATTGTCTATTGCGCAATGCCGCACACCGGGAGCATGCCGGTTCAATATCAGCTTGCCGGGAATCCGGCGCCGGATGAGGATGATCCACTGCGCGTGCGCTCCGGCGATGCGCTCATCGCCAACCGTGCAGGAATTCTTCTGGAAATTCGCGTGGCCGACTGCGTGCCTATCCTGATAGTGGACCGCGAACGGCGCGCCGTGGCGGCCGTGCATTCCGGCTGGCGCGGAGCGCTGGGGCGGATTGTTGAGAAAGCTGCCGGCGAAATGTGCCGCATGTTCCATTCGCGGCCTCAAAACCTGCTTGCCGCGGTGGGTCCTTCCATTCGCAAATGCTGTTATGAAGTGGGTCAGGAAGTGGTCGACGCTTTCTGCGGGGCCTTCCCGACAGGCGAAGAATTCTTCCACAAAGTTGCCGCCACGCCGGAGGAGCTGCGAATGGCTTTGCGCTATCAGACGCTCTTCATGCACCAGGCGCCTCCGGGACACCAACTGGAGGACGCTTTGTCAAAAGTTCACCTTGACCTTGCCGCGGTAGTTCGGTATCAACTGGAACACGCTGGTGTTCCGGGCCGGCAGATTTACGTGGCGGATTACTGCACGGCATGCCGGACGGACCTTTTCTATTCCTTTCGCAAGGAAGGCGCCCTGGCGGGACGGATGATGGCTGTGATCGGAATGCGGCAATCCTTGTAG